Proteins from a single region of Hydra vulgaris chromosome 12, alternate assembly HydraT2T_AEP:
- the LOC136088983 gene encoding uncharacterized protein LOC136088983, whose protein sequence is MVRWKEPEFSNRFVVRLGEFHTMMSFMTAIAKRFDGFGFKDIVIESGLVAEEVIKGILTGKHYYRSIMVHIFMFEALSRLRFESFLNSLDVDNRREVEDFCLLLMELHGTSEFHWYIESGLFVEIRVIIIEISIPASVGIIKSTKSKLINILEDKCIDKLSVDIPKNNALILDGMAILQIIKPIPENFEKLSRLIFTMVINFAISQIELTLLRTGIEILLSNTPSDKDELNLVSRMLLYLGLIKKYPNNGRSL, encoded by the exons atgGTTCGGTGGAAGGAACCTGAGTTTTCGAATAGATTTGTAGTAAGACTTGGCGAATTTCATACTATGATGTCATTTATGACTGCTATTGCTAAAAGATTTGATGGATTCGGTTTTAAg GATATTGTCATTGAATCTGGTCTAGTGGCAGAGGAAGTAATTAAAGGTATTCTCACAGGTAAACACTATTACAGAAGCATAATGGTGCATATATTCATGTTTGAAGCTTTAAGTCGCCTTAGATTTGAATCATTCTTGAACTCCTTGGATGTTGACAACCGACGTGAAGTAGAGGATTTCTGCTTGTTATTAATGGAATTACATGGAACTTCTGAATTCCACTGGTATATTGAAAGTGGTTTGTTTGTTGAAATTAGAgtaattattattgaaattagtATTCCCGCCTCAGTTGGTATCATAAAATCAACGAAGTCGAAGCTTATAAATATACTCGAAGATAAATGTATCGATAAGTTATCAGTGGATATTCCTAAAAACAACGCATTAATTTTGGACGGTATGGCTATATTGCAAATAATTAAACCTATACCCGAAAATTTTGAGAAACTCAGTCGATTGATATTCACTATGGTAATTAATTTTGCCATAAGTCAAATAGAGTTGACTTTGTTACGGACAGGTATcgaaatattattatcaaacaCGCCGAGCGACAAAGACGAGCTGAATCTGGTGTCCAGAATGTTACTATATTTGGGCCTGATTAAAAAGTACCCAAACAATGGAAGAAGTTTATGA